The window TTAACGTAGGGTTtttgccctttttctttttctgatacatATACTAGGCACCCCCAAAACCCTGactttaaagggggaaaaaagccccCCTCCTCCCAACACTCTCCCAAAACAGATACTCACAGTTCTTGCTCCTGTTAGCTGTTGCAAATAGTCTTGGATCGCATTTGTATCACAGTTAGCTGTTATGTCGACAAATTCCAAGGACTCCGGTTTAATAGGCAATTGCTTGAGAAGCTCTTCAGTTTTTCTGCAGTAAGGGCAGGTGGGTTTGATGAAGACCACCACCTTATCGGCTTTGATTTTGCAATTCACGA of the Sarcophilus harrisii chromosome 1, mSarHar1.11, whole genome shotgun sequence genome contains:
- the GLRX gene encoding glutaredoxin-1, which produces MAQQFVNCKIKADKVVVFIKPTCPYCRKTEELLKQLPIKPESLEFVDITANCDTNAIQDYLQQLTGARTVPRVFIGKVCIGGCSDLVALEQNGQLLQKLQQIGVLQ